The DNA sequence GGAAGCTGAGATCAGCCTTCtgaagctggagaaccaggaaagctggtggtatgATTAGCCCCAGTCCGAAGGACggagaaccaggagctctgatgtcTGAGGACAGAAGAAAATGGATGTCTCAACTCAAGAAGAGAGGGAACAAATtcatccttcctctgcctttttgttctattcaggccttcaaagGATTGGAGGATGCCCACACGTACTGGGCAGGGTGATCTTTACTCAGACTACTAATTCAAATGCTCATCTcgtccagaaacaccctcacagatacacccagggatgttttaccagctctctggtcatcccttagcccagtcaagttgctACACAACATATCACAGTCATTTTGGGGGCGGCATGTTGGAAAATGACCCTGGAAAGGAAAATTGCGATACATTGTAAATAGGATTGCCTGTGTTGTCGAGGAGTGCAGACTTGATCCTGAGTCGAGATGGGGCTATTTTGAGGCATGTTAAGGAGTGATGACAAGGTGTGATCTGCAGGTGAAACAGATCACCCAGCAATGGTGTGGAGGTGAGAttgcagagagagaatgaagacagAGAACATGGTAGGACTCAGACAGGAAGTCATAGGATCAGAACTATGAAAATGGCAGTAAGGACAGGAAAAAGGCAATGGATTTAAGACAAACCTAAGAACTGGAATCAGCAGGACCAGACAGCTGATAAAATGTAGTTGACTTAAGGAGTAGGATGAGAACAACTCCAAGTTTTATGGACTGGGCTGCTGGGCAATGCCTTTTAGTCTGGAAATAAAGCCTGCTGAACCTTTGAAACACTGCCACCCGGAGCCCAAAGGCATTCTCAGGATTGTTAAGCAGCTGCCAGTAACGTTTTTAATTCTCTCCTAATTCGGCTTTTCTAGAGTTAAAATGAAGCCAATGAATGACCATGGCAAAGCTTTCAAAGACTTAGCATAACAGTATTACAACTTAGTATTTCTAATGTCTCATACACagtatttaaatatatcatatttgAATTATGTCCAGcttctttacttattttaagaaatatagttTTATAGTTAAAAATTGGAAACCAAGGTGAATAAGCCAGCCTAGATGGGAGGTGCAAAGAGCCTTCTAGAAGAGCTGTGGCCATTTTGGATGCAGAGGGAGGATCCATGTGCACCCAGCAGCCGCTCTCTCCCTGGTGCCACCTGGTGGCCACAGGCCAAATCTACCCTTAAAGaggcaaatatttggaaaaaaagattcTAAAGTTATGAAAGTTTGTGACTCTAACTTATAGGAATTCAGTGGGACTGTGAGCTCTGCAGATAATTTTACTTACTGTATTACAAAGCTGGTATATGGGTCCAGTTAACATgagaatttgaatatataaagTTGGAAGTAAAAGTCTCCTCTCTCAGCCCCATCTGACTCATCAAGGGGAGCCACCGTACCATATGGGCTCTGTGCTTACATTTCCTGTGATTTTATATTCTGCAGACATTTTAATGAGCTGCACTGAGCACAAGGAGAATCCCCCTGTGCCAGAGAAACTCTCTTGGACCCTGACTCTGCTTCTAGGAGGGCCCGGTCAGCCATGGGAGCCCCAGTGGGCACTGAGGACAGAGCCCACAACACTGCAGGACGGGGAGCATCCCTGAGGCCAGGTGCACCTGACTAGGTGTGGTGACTCTCCTTTTGGTCCCACAGATAATGCTGCTGGAGAACGTCATCCTTTTGCTATTGGCCACTGACTTTCTCCAGGGGGCCTCGTGGACCAGCCTGTGGACCACAGCAGGAGCCTTGTCTGGATTTCTGATTGGTAAGACCCAGTGTTGCcttctcattccctccctccctgcccccaattTGTTTCTTCACATTGAACTAGCTCCAAGGGTAGGAAACTGCTCAGAAGTGGTTACATGGAGACCAAGGAATGGGACTCGCTGCACCGTGGGCGGCAAGGCCATCCCCACCGGAGCGTGAGAAGCTGAACTCAGCCTCTGTCTGTCGTGTTGGCTGTGCTCAGAACTGCAAGCAGGGGCTGTCCACTTCTCTCCAAAATGCCTCATGGGCGAGGCTCGTCCCTGCAGCGATGGCAGGAGTCAAAGACGTGactgctctctcctttcccacctcaGCATCCTGGCATCGGGGTGCAGAACAGGGATGTTCTTGACACTGCACCACGTGCTGTGTGTCAACAAGAACCCTGGGAGATGGTGCTGAATTGCCCCCAACTTAGAGTTGAGGAAGGTGAGGCACAGAGGAAGTCAAGTAACGTCCCACAGGATCAGACGGTTtctaagtggcaaagctgggatttgcaCCCAGCTCCAATTCAGGCATCTAGCACGCTGTCTGGCAGTGTTAGATAATCAGTTACGTttcatggatgaataaatgagtgaaggacTCCAGGGTCGATGCTGTCCCCACTGTGTTAACCTGGCTTAAGATCGATGTGAGCTCCAAAGGGAATTCCTCTCCTacacttggaaaataaaaataaaaaacgcCCCTGCTGTCAGCCTGCACTGCCCCAAGCCAGCACGTGCTGGCTCAGCGACCACAGCCTCTCGTTCTGCGGGTTTGTGCTTAGACTGTCCTGGACAGCCACCCAAATGCCTCATGAGGGTCCTCGTCCTTCTGAAACACCATCCAGTGCAGAGACTCCTCAGTCATCTGCAATGACTCATGGGCCTGAGCGCCCACCCTcaccccaaagccctctggtcaCTTGCATCCCGAATTAGGCATGTGGATGTGGTGGGCACCACCTGGACAGGCCTGGGGCCTGACTCAGAGAAATGGGTGTCAGGGGACTCGAGTCCTTTTATTGCtcatggcagctgggggtcagaGTACCCTTGCAAGTAGCTGACCAGGGAAAGGAAATGACCTTGAGCATCCCAGGGTTTAGAGAGATGACGAGACTATTCAGGGGACAGAGCAGATTCATACGTTGTGGCCTTAAGACAAGTATTCGAGAGCCACAAACCACCTGGGCTTTAAGCTCCGACCTTCTTCAGTAGATGGCACGAGACATAGCTAGTTAGAGATTAGGGCTGAGTCAGCCccttcttttttcaaattaagttcttttttttttttagataattgtggttttaataaataatacagagatatccacatcaataaatgtttttgaaaaaatttttaaaaagtataaagtgaGAAATGACACAAGGACAACTGATGTACCTGGAAATGCATGAAAAGAATTCACCAATGAGATAACTAGAGCCAGATTTAGGAGGATCCATGGGAGGTGCTGAgataaagaacaggaaaatgtttcaaaattgtgcatgaaagaaagagaaagagagagattgaggggggagggaaagaggagagagggagaggagaagaagaaagaggaggaggagaagaaggagggagggaaaggatgagaggcgaaatagaaagaaagaaagaagagagagagagggaggaagaaaagagagagaaaggagagaaagaatacaGAGGCCTCCCTGTATCCATTACCCAGTTCCCCACAATGGTAGCATCTTTCAAAACTATAACGCAGTATTACAACCGGGATATTGCCTGACACATTCAAGATGCAgagagaacatttctgtcaccataGGACCCTTCCTGTTACTCTCTCTTAAATACACCTGCTTCCTCACAACCCCTCCTTAacatctggcaaccaccaatctgttccgCATTTCTATAACTTTGTCACTGCAACAGTGTCACACAAATGAAATCGTATACTATGTAAACTCTGCACACTGGCTCGTCACTCAGCGTAATTCTCTGGTTCACTCGGGCTGTCCTGGGCATCACCAGTCCCTTCCTTTATTGCTGAGTGCTGTTCCATGGTGCCGAGGCACAGTTCACTAGCCATTTGCCTGtttgttgaaggacatctggtagtcctttttaaaatattagtttgcATAGCAGGGCGCTGATTTCTAagctgcttgtgtgtgtgtaaatgacAGAGAAAGTTGAGGCCACTGGTTGCCCAGGTGTGACCCAGCTGTACTCACTCACCTGGCACATCAGTCTGAGTGTTCCTGGCACCTCTCATCGGTCCTTCCTGAGGGCCTGGGGCACATGACACTTGGGATGAAGGGTGTTGCTGGCTGGGAAGACTAACCGCTCATTGGATGTTCCAGTTCTCGGGAGGCATAACTGAGGCCTGCGGGCACTGCAGCGTAGGGAGTAAAAACATCCTCCCCCAGCTGCTTTACACATTTTAACACTGCAATCCAGATGTCCAACACCATTCCCAAAGTGTGTCGCACTCTTGGGAGCCACTGCGCTGGTTCCCCACCTAGTTTAGTTCCAACGAGAAGGTGATTTCATTCTCAACCTGTTGACCCAGGGTGCGGGGAGTGGAAGCTGGGGGCCAAGGCTCAGCACCCGGGGATCAGACGGCCAGAGGGGCTCGGATGGAGCCAGGCCTGCTGGTCCTGCCGCTCTGCTTCCTGGAGCTGCCTGAACCCCTGACTCCCAAGGGGCCCTGGAGGGAGTCCTCAGCGGGAAGATCTTGTGTGAATCATAGTCAAAGGAGCACAAGCATTAAAGCAGGCAGCTCTGGCTCACATCTTGGGTTTCCTTGACCAACatctattgagtacctactgcaTGCCAGCCTCAGGCTGCAACCAAGAGCCCTGCAAATGATGTAGCCCTGCAGAAAGTCTCTCTTCACTTAATACATGTATTTGGGACTTGTTCAGTTCCCCTTTCTTGGCCTTGGGTGGCTCTAACGTCTCTCTCACCAGCAACTGTGAGCCTTCAGAACAACGTCCAGAAGTGGTCTGAGCAGCAAAGGCTGCAGAGCCAACACGCATCATGCAGGAATTCCGTCTCGTTTCCCAGTTCGAGGCCCACTTTGTTATCCCCCTCTCCTCATCCCCCAAAGATACTAGAAGAGGACGTGAGGGGATCGGTCAGGTTCCTTCCAGCCCTGTGGCGCTGGGACTTCCCGGCCCCCTCCCAGGCTTTTCCCCCAGCCTATTTCAGGTTTCATGCTGTTTATAACAAGCGCCCTGCACTAGGCACTTGCTCCAGTACAACAGGAAACTGGAAATAACGTGGGAGGATTACTGGAATGCtctgttaaagaaattattgCCGTAGTCAACACTTCTgatcaaaataaattaaactgaCAACAATGTGATTAAGATGTTTATGCACAGAGGAAGTGTTGTTGCTGCTCATGGAAATTCCTTGATAGGAGATTTTTGATGGAAATGTTTAACCTCtgcttgggtcttgtttttgagATTATTCCTTACCTCCCCCTCCTTAAACCAATGTGTGGATTGTTGAATGCTGAATATTTGTGTCCAGTTGTTTGACAGTACAATTAGAATTTCTATCAAACAtctcacacatatatacacacgcttgtacacacatgcacacacggaCCCACATACACATCCAGAGTGCTCAGTTGGAGCCACCCTAAAAGAAGAAGTGACACAGAATCAATAGGATTAAACtttattattgcatttttaagTACGAAACATTGTCAGTTTCTGGAAGCTGGAGGCTTCTTAAATTATCCCCAAAATATCCAGTTCCAATGTTCCAACAAGAGCCCTGTTTGGGATCCCAAACTGTATTACTCTACTCACAATTCCAGAACCtagaattctgccaacaacagGGAAGATACAGGACTTCGAAGAACATAACTTgtgctctcttttctttgctgcttctttttCAGGCAGTGTCTCGCTGGTAATTTACTACAGCCTGCTACATCCTAAATCCACAGACATCTGTCAGGGCTTTGTAAGGGAGTCCTGTGACACCTCAGGGGGTGATAAAGCAGAGAGAGCATCTTCTCCATGGGCCACGGCTCCAGCTGGGGAGAGGCCGGGGAGCCCAGCAGAGAGCCACGAGGAAGGCTATGAGCTGACAAGTCTGGGGAAGCCCCCCAGTCCACAGTGGGGCCCcccagaggctgggctggaaAGCCAGATTGTTGGGGAAGACTCTTTCCTAGGTCACCACCACTGGCTATTGATGAAACTTGCCCTAAAAACAGGAAATGTGTCTAAGATCAATGCAGCCTTTGGAGACAACTATCCTGGATGTTTTTGTCCCCCTGCATGGCAGTTGAGCCAACACTACCAGCAGCAGAAGCCCCCGTTTTCCCAGCAAGAGCTCCCATCATTGCCCCATGACCTCCTGACCTCAGAGAAAGGCTCTGAGTTTCAAGGCATCCCGAAAGCAGCCTCTAACCTGTTGGAAACCTCAACCTATGTCTCTTTTGCCAGTGATAACCATGATGATGCTCCCGCCCAGAAGCTGTCAGCTACACCACAGGAGGGCAGCCCCAAGGAAGGAGCCGGGGCTGGTTCTGGGACATGGGGCAGGGGTGCGAGTGGGCAGCcgagaggaggggaaggacagGAGAGCTCCACGCTGTACTTCAGTGCCACCACTGAAGAGGTCACGTGCTCAAACCCAGAAGGTGGGCAGGCAACTCCAAAGACACTCCATTCTGGGAGGAGGTTGGGAAAGGGCAGCCCTGCCCAGCTTGCCTCCCCTCGGCCGGCCACTCAGCCCTTTCCCATCACCATGGCCAACATCAGCCCAATCCTTGGCACGGGCCCAGGTAGAAGCTTCCGCCCCAGTGCAGGCTTCCCTGGCAGAGCCCCAGGTGGCTCAGAGCGTGAAGAGCAGCAGGAGCCCACGAGGAACCTGAACCCTTCTTGTACCACTGGCACACAGATGTCACTGCCAAAGGTGAGCCTGAGGCCCGCAGACAAGCCCTGCCTCACGTCCACCCCCAAGTCTGAGTCCACCCAGAGGGACTGCAGCGGCAGGGGGAGGCTGAAGACCGAGACAAGTTTCTTCGTCTGACCTCAGGTATGGTGGGATAACACAGCAGGCTGGCAAGCCAAGCTGGCCATCGGGTGTCGAGATCGGAGGAACCCCACTGCTGACACCTACGCCCTTGCGTCCATCACGTGGCCCCTCTCGACCTCTGCACAGTTGAAAACTGAGAGAACCAGATTAGGTTATTTCTAAGATCCCCTGTGAACACCACATACCACATGTGTGCATGGAAGACGTTCTTTGACACagtgtgggaggaggaaaggctTCCAGTCAAAATTGCCTGCTTCCTTTCTCAAACTATATCatccctatttttcttttcttttcttttcttttttttcttttgctctggcTTCTAGGAAACTCAAAGGTAAAACCCACTGTCCTATTTTATTCTGGGTTCTTATTGCAACTAGCTTCTCCAGACACTAGGTGGttattaatctctctctttttttttaatgtattctagCTACATTATTTTCTGAAATCTTGTGCTAAGATAACACAAGCCCTTTCTAGAAGTTCATGTGAAATGTATGCTTACAATCACCAACCTAAGTTGGAATCTAAGCAGATTCCATTCTGAGATTCCTCTATCTCTTTGGCAGAGCCTAAATGACATTTTTCTGTTAAACACACCGTTCTCCTCCTCACCAGGCAGCCAGAAGTTCTGTGTCAGGTCCCTCTTCTCTGCTACTGACTTTACACTCCATTTCCTTTATCTCCaaactctgctccctcctccattCAGAGTGAGATACTCTCTGTGATTTAAGTTCATCCAACGAGAGGGGAATTAATGTCTCATTCCCCTCGTGCTCTCTCTTTCTAACTCTTCCCCTTAAATGCATTCTTTGTGGATCAATATTTGCATCATTTCTGTAAACTTTCCTTCATAGCCCGTTAAGGAAGTCCAATCATAAACCATTGAAGTGGAAGGCAGTCCACACTCGGAGGGCTGGGTACTATGTGGTTCTGGCCCATTTTACCTTTTCTacacacttgatcttagccaaaaggccaagaagtgatttttttttaccttttccaaaCACCTCTGGGTTCAGGGACAATATTCGAGCCCTAAAGAGGCTCTACTCCCTGTAGAGTAAGCTAGCTCAACTCGCACATGCCAAGAGCATGTCCCAACATTTTCTGCAGGAAGCTCTCGGGCCATCAGCATCTCCATTGCCAGCCACATAAGCCACTATGAGACAGCAGACAGTGACTGAGCACTTTTGGAGCAACAGGTA is a window from the Equus przewalskii isolate Varuska chromosome 28, EquPr2, whole genome shotgun sequence genome containing:
- the XKR5 gene encoding XK-related protein 5 isoform X2, whose product is MDSMKPGRLSMPWAALLCQQLWRMGMLAARVLSLVLFFKTYHIWVLVVGGAHWLVMTFWLVAQQSDIIDSTCHWRLFNLLVGAVYVFCYLNFWDSPSRNRMATFYTIMLLENVILLLLATDFLQGASWTSLWTTAGALSGFLIGSVSLVIYYSLLHPKSTDICQGFVRESCDTSGGDKAERASSPWATAPAGERPGSPAESHEEGYELTSLGKPPSPQWGPPEAGLESQIVGEDSFLGHHHWLLMKLALKTGNVSKINAAFGDNYPGCFCPPAWQLSQHYQQQKPPFSQQELPSLPHDLLTSEKGSEFQGIPKAASNLLETSTYVSFASDNHDDAPAQKLSATPQEGSPKEGAGAGSGTWGRGASGQPRGGEGQESSTLYFSATTEEVTCSNPEGGQATPKTLHSGRRLGKGSPAQLASPRPATQPFPITMANISPILGTGPGRSFRPSAGFPGRAPGGSEREEQQEPTRNLNPSCTTGTQMSLPKVSLRPADKPCLTSTPKSESTQRDCSGRGRLKTETSFFV
- the XKR5 gene encoding XK-related protein 5 isoform X1; its protein translation is MHAVVLGLSALLLAADESARLCTVVYYFSAGQLLWGGLALAVLLPGCLVQGLSYLWFRADGHQGHCLLVLLHGLQLGVWKRHWDAACTVLSKEWKASHRGQLLLQEADLSALRLLEALLQAGPHLLLQTYVFLASDFTDVVPGVSALCSWSALSWALVCYARSMDSMKPGRLSMPWAALLCQQLWRMGMLAARVLSLVLFFKTYHIWVLVVGGAHWLVMTFWLVAQQSDIIDSTCHWRLFNLLVGAVYVFCYLNFWDSPSRNRMATFYTIMLLENVILLLLATDFLQGASWTSLWTTAGALSGFLIGSVSLVIYYSLLHPKSTDICQGFVRESCDTSGGDKAERASSPWATAPAGERPGSPAESHEEGYELTSLGKPPSPQWGPPEAGLESQIVGEDSFLGHHHWLLMKLALKTGNVSKINAAFGDNYPGCFCPPAWQLSQHYQQQKPPFSQQELPSLPHDLLTSEKGSEFQGIPKAASNLLETSTYVSFASDNHDDAPAQKLSATPQEGSPKEGAGAGSGTWGRGASGQPRGGEGQESSTLYFSATTEEVTCSNPEGGQATPKTLHSGRRLGKGSPAQLASPRPATQPFPITMANISPILGTGPGRSFRPSAGFPGRAPGGSEREEQQEPTRNLNPSCTTGTQMSLPKVSLRPADKPCLTSTPKSESTQRDCSGRGRLKTETSFFV